In one Pseudomonas tensinigenes genomic region, the following are encoded:
- a CDS encoding TonB-dependent copper receptor has translation MSRFAAVPRSGSTPASFALNESRIRFRHATAVLCGVLLSPLVLADDHAAHNEELSPTVITAIAPSSPLTIVTNPKDPRQPVPASDGGDYLKTIPGFALVRNGGTNGDPVLRGMFGSRLNILTNGSMMLGACPGRMDAPTSYISPETYDKLTVIKGPQTVLYGPGASAGTVLFDREPESFGELGTRVNASILAGSHGRFDKVVDAAAGGPLGYVRVIGNTAHSDDYRDGNNNIVASRYDKWNGDVAVGWTPDADTLIELTAGKGDGEARYAGRGMDGSQFLRESLGLRLEKSNITDVLEKLEAQVYYNYADHVMDNYTLRTPSGTGMMAGPMASNVDRRTLGARIKATWRWADIQLITGLDAQTNEHRQRSGMGIDTYKDQPYSKDADFHNYGVFSEMTWYAADRDRLISGARVDRASAKDYRQSTGSGMMTRPNPTADDTRADTLPSGFIRYEHDLADSPTTLYAGLGHAQRFPDYWELFSPKSGPAGSVNAFDSIKPEKTTQFDFGVNYKSAGLEAWASGYVGFVRDYILFDYTPGMMGMSTSRAENIDARIMGGELGAAYRLTDHWKADATLAYAWGKNSSDGKALPQMPPLDARFGLTYTEDNWSAGALWRVVAAQNRIDQNKGNVVGKDYDKSSGFGVFSLNGAYRINKNWKVSSGVDNLFGKAYAEHLNLAGNAGFGYPANDPQAINEPGRTLWTKVDMSF, from the coding sequence ATGTCCAGGTTTGCTGCTGTTCCACGCTCGGGTTCCACCCCGGCATCCTTCGCTTTGAACGAATCGCGGATTCGTTTCAGGCACGCTACCGCCGTCCTTTGCGGCGTCCTGCTGTCCCCGCTGGTGCTGGCCGATGATCACGCCGCGCACAACGAAGAACTCAGCCCGACGGTGATTACTGCAATCGCCCCTAGCTCGCCACTGACCATCGTCACCAACCCCAAAGATCCACGCCAACCGGTGCCGGCCAGTGACGGCGGCGATTATCTGAAGACCATTCCGGGCTTTGCGCTGGTGCGCAATGGCGGCACCAACGGCGATCCGGTACTGCGCGGCATGTTCGGCTCACGCCTGAACATCCTCACCAATGGCAGCATGATGCTCGGTGCCTGCCCGGGCCGGATGGACGCGCCAACCTCGTATATCTCGCCGGAAACCTACGACAAACTCACCGTGATCAAAGGTCCGCAAACCGTGCTTTACGGTCCGGGTGCATCGGCAGGTACGGTGCTGTTTGATCGTGAACCGGAGAGCTTCGGCGAACTCGGCACACGGGTGAACGCGAGCATTCTGGCTGGCTCCCACGGACGCTTCGACAAGGTCGTCGATGCCGCTGCTGGCGGCCCGTTGGGCTACGTGCGGGTAATCGGCAACACCGCGCATTCCGACGATTACCGCGACGGCAACAACAACATCGTCGCCTCGCGCTACGACAAGTGGAACGGCGACGTCGCCGTCGGCTGGACCCCGGACGCCGACACCCTGATCGAGCTCACCGCCGGCAAGGGTGACGGCGAAGCACGCTACGCCGGACGCGGCATGGACGGCTCGCAGTTCCTGCGTGAAAGCCTCGGTCTGCGTTTGGAAAAATCCAACATCACTGATGTGTTGGAGAAACTCGAAGCGCAGGTCTACTACAACTACGCCGACCACGTGATGGACAACTACACCCTGCGCACGCCGTCCGGCACCGGGATGATGGCGGGGCCGATGGCGTCCAACGTCGATCGCCGCACCCTTGGCGCACGGATCAAAGCCACTTGGCGTTGGGCTGATATCCAGTTGATCACCGGCCTCGACGCGCAGACCAACGAACACCGCCAACGCAGCGGCATGGGCATCGACACCTACAAGGATCAGCCCTACAGCAAGGACGCCGATTTCCATAACTACGGCGTGTTCAGCGAAATGACCTGGTACGCCGCCGACCGTGATCGGCTGATCAGCGGCGCCCGTGTCGACCGCGCTTCGGCTAAGGATTACCGGCAGAGCACCGGTTCGGGAATGATGACTCGCCCGAACCCGACCGCCGATGACACCCGTGCCGACACCCTGCCGAGCGGTTTCATCCGCTACGAGCATGACCTTGCCGACAGCCCGACCACACTCTATGCAGGTTTGGGTCACGCGCAGCGCTTCCCGGATTACTGGGAGCTGTTTTCGCCCAAGTCCGGCCCGGCCGGCTCGGTCAACGCGTTCGATTCGATCAAACCGGAAAAGACCACGCAGTTCGACTTCGGCGTGAACTACAAGAGCGCCGGGCTCGAAGCCTGGGCCTCGGGCTACGTCGGTTTCGTGCGCGACTACATCCTCTTCGACTACACGCCCGGAATGATGGGCATGAGCACCTCGCGCGCCGAGAACATCGACGCGCGGATCATGGGCGGTGAGCTCGGTGCCGCCTACAGACTCACCGACCACTGGAAAGCCGATGCGACCCTGGCCTACGCCTGGGGCAAGAACAGCAGTGACGGCAAGGCTCTGCCGCAGATGCCGCCGCTGGATGCACGCTTCGGTCTGACCTATACCGAAGACAACTGGAGCGCCGGGGCACTGTGGAGAGTAGTCGCCGCGCAAAACCGCATCGACCAGAACAAGGGCAACGTGGTCGGCAAGGATTACGACAAGAGTTCGGGCTTCGGCGTGTTCTCGCTTAACGGTGCCTACCGGATCAACAAGAACTGGAAGGTCAGCAGCGGCGTCGACAACCTGTTCGGCAAGGCTTACGCCGAACACCTGAACCTGGCGGGCAACGCCGGGTTCGGCTACCCGGCCAACGACCCGCAAGCGATCAATGAACCGGGGCGCACGCTCTGGACCAAGGTCGACATGAGTTTCTAA
- a CDS encoding DUF2946 domain-containing protein has product MRPLSARPSRQRRQTEHLTRGSWIALFAMLMIFIGPLISQSMPMDQHASTSMPMSMDMSMDMPGMDHSGHEAKSNAEHCPPQSSHHVLWEKCGYCSLLFNCPALTGGGDFVAFNIPPLNTFTPPSPHLGHARQTFFPGARTRAPPIAT; this is encoded by the coding sequence ATGCGCCCGCTGAGCGCCAGGCCCTCCCGGCAACGCCGTCAGACTGAACACCTGACCCGCGGCAGCTGGATCGCCCTGTTCGCCATGTTGATGATCTTCATCGGCCCACTGATTTCTCAGTCGATGCCGATGGATCAACACGCCTCGACTTCGATGCCGATGAGCATGGACATGTCGATGGACATGCCGGGCATGGATCACTCCGGGCATGAGGCGAAATCGAATGCCGAACACTGCCCACCGCAATCCTCGCACCACGTGCTGTGGGAAAAATGCGGCTATTGCAGCCTGCTGTTCAATTGCCCGGCACTGACCGGCGGTGGCGATTTCGTCGCCTTCAATATCCCGCCGCTGAACACCTTCACCCCGCCCTCGCCACACCTGGGCCACGCCCGGCAAACCTTCTTCCCCGGCGCCCGCACCCGCGCCCCGCCCATCGCCACGTAA
- a CDS encoding copper chaperone PCu(A)C, which yields MLNKLIVIAALLLPACFAHAHEYKAGELEIAHPWSQELPPNAPTVAAYFIIHNAGKTDDRLLSVDSPIAPEAQLHEHVMQGDLMKMQQVPSVAIPAGGNVTFAPMAYHVMLLNPRDRSLLSDGKRFPLTLHFEKAGDITVEVSVQKKPPETTQAHAHAQ from the coding sequence ATGTTGAACAAACTCATCGTTATCGCTGCGCTGCTGCTGCCGGCGTGCTTTGCCCATGCTCACGAATACAAGGCCGGCGAGCTGGAAATCGCCCATCCGTGGTCGCAAGAGTTGCCGCCGAATGCACCGACGGTCGCCGCGTATTTCATCATTCACAACGCCGGCAAAACTGACGATCGGTTGCTCAGCGTCGACTCGCCGATAGCTCCAGAAGCGCAACTGCACGAGCACGTCATGCAGGGCGATCTGATGAAGATGCAGCAAGTGCCGAGCGTGGCCATTCCGGCCGGCGGCAATGTGACCTTCGCGCCAATGGCCTATCACGTGATGCTGCTCAACCCGAGAGACCGCAGCCTGCTCAGCGACGGCAAACGCTTCCCGCTGACGCTGCATTTCGAGAAGGCCGGTGACATCACCGTCGAAGTCTCGGTGCAGAAGAAACCGCCGGAAACCACGCAGGCCCACGCGCACGCCCAGTAA
- a CDS encoding DUF2946 domain-containing protein, whose protein sequence is MNRHRLAIAWIACFAVLFNMLAMPMTGAMAQAANSPAEQLLWSSFCTGSGTKMVAINIGPIDQKAPANDTHSNMQHCWCCSGSAPLVALPGHSPQLYFARYESNRSVAPASLQTPTPRQQWPSLNPRASPLV, encoded by the coding sequence ATGAACCGACACCGGCTAGCAATTGCCTGGATCGCCTGCTTTGCAGTGCTGTTCAACATGCTCGCCATGCCGATGACCGGGGCGATGGCGCAGGCGGCCAATTCACCGGCCGAGCAATTGCTCTGGAGCAGTTTCTGCACCGGCAGCGGGACCAAGATGGTGGCGATCAATATCGGCCCCATCGATCAAAAAGCCCCGGCCAACGACACGCATTCGAACATGCAGCATTGCTGGTGCTGCTCTGGCTCGGCGCCATTGGTGGCGTTGCCGGGGCATTCGCCGCAGCTTTACTTCGCCCGTTATGAAAGCAATCGCAGCGTCGCGCCCGCCTCTCTGCAAACACCCACGCCGCGCCAGCAATGGCCGAGTCTCAATCCCCGCGCTTCCCCTCTGGTTTGA
- a CDS encoding cobalt-precorrin-6A reductase, producing MKRILLLGGVTEALAIARTLGPEHIYSLAGVGRVPTDLTCQVRVGGYGGAEGLAQFIRDEGIDLLLDATHPYAAQISQNAATAARLTDIPCWALRRPAWQPQPGGDWREVSDWAELITALKPFRRPLFTLGREPLQHLDEIPQDQFWTLRALDVYPGNGRCEVIGARGPFLLQDERALFERRQIDVLISKNSGSTATEPKLEVARERAVPVLVLKRPGLPGVDREFASVDKILAALAALAALAALATFNRI from the coding sequence ATGAAGCGGATATTGTTGCTGGGCGGCGTGACCGAAGCGCTGGCGATTGCCCGCACACTGGGGCCAGAACATATCTATAGCCTCGCTGGCGTTGGCCGGGTGCCGACGGATCTGACCTGTCAGGTGCGCGTCGGTGGCTACGGGGGCGCTGAAGGTCTGGCGCAATTCATTCGCGACGAAGGCATCGATCTGCTGCTCGACGCCACGCATCCCTATGCCGCACAGATCAGCCAGAATGCCGCGACCGCCGCGCGACTGACCGACATTCCCTGCTGGGCATTGCGCCGTCCGGCGTGGCAGCCGCAGCCCGGTGGTGATTGGCGCGAAGTCAGCGACTGGGCCGAGTTGATCACCGCCCTCAAGCCGTTTCGCCGGCCGTTGTTCACCCTCGGCCGCGAACCACTGCAACATCTCGATGAAATCCCTCAGGACCAGTTCTGGACTCTGCGCGCCCTCGACGTCTACCCCGGCAACGGACGCTGCGAAGTGATCGGCGCGCGGGGGCCGTTTCTGCTGCAGGATGAGCGCGCACTGTTCGAACGGCGGCAGATCGATGTGTTGATCAGCAAGAACAGCGGCAGCACCGCGACCGAGCCGAAGCTGGAAGTGGCGCGCGAGCGTGCGGTGCCGGTGCTGGTGTTGAAGCGGCCGGGGTTGCCGGGGGTTGATCGGGAGTTTGCCTCGGTCGACAAAATCCTCGCTGCCCTCGCTGCCCTCGCTGCCCTCGCTGCCCTCGCGACCTTTAACCGTATCTGA
- a CDS encoding cobalt-precorrin-5B (C(1))-methyltransferase yields the protein MRDETAEQPAPLRSGLTTGSCATATSLAAARLLLGGLSADAVQIVLPKGKQVQMRLEFCRLTEDGAEAGTIKDAGDDPDVTHGALLYSRVRLMAEPGIRFNAGAGVGTVTRPGLVLGVGEPAINPVPRKMISDHLTLLAAETGYAGGFDVTVNVEGGEALALKTMNPRLGILGGLSILGTSGIVRPFSCAAYIASIHQGIDVAKTNGYLHIAACTGNASEDTMRRVYNLPEIALIEMGDFVGAVLKHLRKVPVDKLSLCGGFGKISKLAAGHMDLHSRHSSIDLPQLAAWAAAIGADEALQQSIREANTSQQALAMASSAGIALGDEVCRHALNFARSVVPAQVQVEVFAIDRQGGIVGHAGGFA from the coding sequence ATGCGTGACGAAACTGCCGAACAACCCGCACCCCTGCGCAGCGGCCTGACCACCGGCAGCTGCGCCACCGCCACCAGCCTCGCCGCCGCGCGCCTGTTGCTCGGTGGGCTGTCGGCCGATGCCGTGCAAATTGTCTTGCCCAAAGGCAAGCAGGTGCAGATGCGCCTGGAGTTCTGCCGATTGACCGAGGACGGTGCCGAGGCCGGCACGATCAAGGATGCCGGTGACGATCCCGACGTGACCCACGGCGCTCTGCTCTATTCGCGGGTACGGCTTATGGCCGAACCGGGGATTCGCTTCAATGCTGGTGCCGGCGTAGGCACCGTGACGCGGCCGGGACTGGTGCTCGGCGTCGGTGAGCCGGCGATCAATCCGGTGCCACGCAAAATGATCAGCGATCACTTGACGCTGCTCGCCGCCGAGACGGGTTATGCCGGCGGCTTCGACGTCACGGTCAACGTCGAGGGTGGTGAAGCACTGGCGCTGAAAACCATGAACCCACGGCTGGGCATTCTTGGTGGTTTGTCGATCCTCGGCACCAGCGGCATCGTTCGGCCGTTCTCTTGCGCGGCCTACATTGCCTCGATCCATCAAGGCATCGACGTGGCGAAAACCAACGGTTATTTGCACATCGCCGCCTGCACCGGCAACGCCAGCGAAGACACCATGCGTCGGGTCTACAACCTGCCGGAAATCGCTCTGATCGAAATGGGCGACTTCGTCGGCGCAGTGCTCAAGCATCTGCGCAAAGTGCCTGTGGATAAACTCAGCCTGTGCGGCGGCTTCGGCAAGATCAGCAAACTGGCCGCCGGGCATATGGATCTGCACTCGCGGCATTCGAGCATCGACTTGCCGCAACTGGCTGCGTGGGCGGCGGCGATTGGCGCCGATGAGGCGTTGCAACAAAGCATTCGCGAGGCCAACACCAGCCAGCAGGCGCTGGCCATGGCCAGTTCAGCGGGGATCGCGCTGGGAGATGAAGTCTGCCGCCATGCTTTGAATTTCGCCCGCAGCGTGGTGCCCGCGCAGGTGCAGGTCGAGGTGTTTGCGATTGATCGTCAGGGCGGCATTGTCGGGCATGCCGGAGGTTTTGCATGA
- the cbiE gene encoding precorrin-6y C5,15-methyltransferase (decarboxylating) subunit CbiE: MSPWLTVVGIGEDGFKGLGKNARRALLGASRIVGGQRQLDLLPVCIRGERQLWPSPFSLAPALEQRGEAVCVLASGDPMFYGVGASLARQVPSDEMLILPAPSSCSLAAARLSWPLQEVVTLSLVARPLAALNAQLFSGVRLLLLSNDGQSPAAVAQLLRERGFGSSRLSVLEHLGGDAERRIDSTANAWDDAPIADLNVIAIECQADSNAPRLSRLAGLPDSAFQHDGQLTKRDVRAITLARLAPTPGELLWDVGAGSGSIGIEWMRAHPSCRALAIEADEGRQQLIEHNRDALGVPGLHLIRGKAPQALAGLERPDAIFIGGGVTREGVFETCWEQLKPGGRLVANAVTLQSEVALMNWRERYGGELTRIHVAQAQPLGEFDTWRQALPITLLDLVKPLDA; the protein is encoded by the coding sequence ATGTCACCCTGGCTGACGGTAGTGGGAATCGGTGAAGACGGCTTCAAGGGCCTGGGCAAAAACGCCCGGCGTGCCCTGCTGGGTGCCTCGCGGATCGTCGGTGGCCAGCGCCAACTGGATCTGCTGCCGGTGTGTATTCGCGGTGAGCGGCAATTGTGGCCCAGCCCGTTTTCCCTTGCACCGGCGCTTGAGCAGCGCGGCGAAGCGGTCTGCGTGCTGGCCAGTGGTGACCCGATGTTCTACGGCGTCGGTGCCAGCCTCGCCCGCCAGGTGCCAAGCGACGAAATGTTGATTCTGCCCGCACCTTCGTCGTGCTCGCTGGCTGCGGCCCGCCTCAGCTGGCCGTTGCAGGAGGTGGTGACGCTGTCGCTGGTGGCCCGGCCACTGGCGGCACTCAATGCACAACTGTTCAGCGGTGTGCGGCTGTTGTTGCTGAGCAATGACGGTCAGAGTCCGGCGGCTGTTGCGCAATTGCTCCGTGAGCGCGGATTTGGTTCGAGTCGCCTGAGCGTTCTCGAGCATCTTGGCGGTGACGCCGAGCGGCGCATCGACAGCACCGCCAACGCTTGGGACGACGCGCCGATAGCCGACCTCAATGTCATCGCCATCGAGTGCCAGGCCGATAGCAACGCCCCGCGCCTGTCGCGCCTGGCCGGTCTGCCCGACTCGGCATTCCAGCACGACGGCCAGTTGACCAAGCGCGACGTACGCGCCATCACCCTAGCCCGCCTCGCCCCGACCCCCGGCGAACTGCTCTGGGACGTCGGCGCCGGCAGCGGTTCGATCGGTATCGAGTGGATGCGCGCGCACCCGAGCTGCCGCGCCTTGGCCATCGAAGCCGACGAAGGTCGCCAGCAACTGATCGAGCACAACCGCGATGCACTGGGCGTGCCCGGCCTGCATCTGATTCGCGGCAAGGCACCGCAGGCATTGGCCGGACTGGAGCGCCCGGATGCGATTTTCATCGGCGGCGGCGTCACCCGTGAAGGCGTGTTCGAAACCTGCTGGGAACAGCTCAAACCCGGTGGCCGTCTGGTCGCCAACGCGGTGACCCTGCAAAGCGAAGTGGCCCTGATGAATTGGCGCGAACGTTACGGTGGCGAACTGACGCGCATACACGTCGCCCAGGCGCAGCCGCTCGGCGAATTCGACACTTGGCGTCAGGCGCTGCCAATCACCCTGCTCGACCTGGTCAAACCCCTCGATGCGTGA
- the cobG gene encoding precorrin-3B synthase, producing the protein MSTALRPSACPGLLRIVQALDGGICRIKLNGGSISADQADAVAEAAEQFGAAIEATNRANLQIRGIGEQSTALIERLLAAGLGPRTAAGDDVRNLMLSPAAGIDRQMRVDTRALAEQILDTLQSHPRFHELSAKFAVQLDGGEALAMLEHPHDLWLSAFERDGERLWAFGLAGCPTDRAVGAVAAENGHALVVAVLELFLQLARPEQTRMRHLLDELPMLAFLDALRTRVPIKSVSQWQRTAVARDLHIGVHPQHTSGRVYVGAVPPLGRLDPAMLRAAAQLARQYGDGSLRFTPWQSLLLPNVEAADAPVVLEALGQSNLLTDSGEPLAQLIACTGANGCGKGLADTKQDARHLAPLLPSGISVHLSGCPRSCAAAHRAPVTLLAVSRGHYDLYFRDATLPGFGALHARNLTIEAAATLLAARSRSPLDA; encoded by the coding sequence ATGTCCACCGCTTTACGCCCCTCGGCCTGTCCGGGGTTGCTGCGTATCGTCCAGGCACTGGACGGCGGTATCTGCCGGATCAAGCTCAATGGCGGGTCGATCAGTGCCGATCAGGCTGACGCGGTGGCCGAGGCTGCCGAACAGTTCGGCGCGGCGATCGAGGCGACCAATCGGGCCAATCTGCAGATTCGCGGGATCGGTGAGCAATCCACAGCGCTGATCGAGCGTTTGCTTGCTGCCGGTCTCGGCCCACGCACCGCCGCCGGTGACGATGTGCGCAACCTGATGCTCAGCCCGGCCGCCGGCATCGACCGGCAGATGCGCGTCGACACCCGTGCACTGGCCGAGCAGATCCTCGACACCTTGCAAAGCCATCCACGCTTTCATGAGTTGAGCGCCAAGTTCGCCGTGCAACTCGATGGCGGTGAAGCACTGGCGATGCTCGAACATCCGCATGACCTGTGGTTGTCGGCGTTTGAGCGCGACGGTGAACGATTGTGGGCATTCGGCCTGGCCGGGTGCCCGACGGATCGCGCAGTCGGCGCCGTGGCGGCAGAAAACGGCCATGCGCTGGTGGTCGCGGTGCTGGAATTGTTCCTGCAACTGGCCCGCCCCGAGCAAACGCGGATGCGCCATTTGCTCGATGAACTGCCGATGCTGGCCTTTCTCGACGCCCTGCGCACGCGCGTGCCGATCAAGTCGGTCAGCCAGTGGCAGCGCACTGCCGTTGCGCGGGATCTGCACATCGGCGTTCATCCGCAACATACCTCGGGGCGGGTGTACGTCGGCGCCGTGCCGCCGCTCGGGCGTCTTGATCCGGCGATGTTGCGCGCCGCTGCACAACTGGCTCGGCAGTACGGTGACGGCAGCCTGCGGTTCACGCCATGGCAAAGTCTGCTGCTGCCGAATGTCGAAGCGGCCGATGCACCTGTGGTGCTTGAGGCACTTGGGCAGTCGAACCTGCTGACCGATTCCGGCGAGCCGTTGGCACAACTGATCGCCTGCACCGGTGCCAATGGCTGCGGCAAAGGCCTGGCCGACACCAAACAGGATGCGCGCCATCTGGCGCCGCTGCTGCCCTCGGGTATCAGCGTGCACCTGTCCGGCTGCCCGCGTTCGTGCGCTGCCGCTCACCGCGCGCCAGTCACTTTGCTGGCGGTCAGCCGCGGTCATTACGACCTCTATTTTCGCGATGCAACGCTGCCGGGTTTCGGCGCGCTGCACGCACGCAACCTTACTATTGAAGCGGCCGCGACCCTGCTCGCCGCCCGCTCTCGGAGCCCCCTTGATGCTTGA
- a CDS encoding precorrin-8X methylmutase produces MLDYIRDGQEIYRNSFAIIRSEANLARIPADLEKLAVRVIHACGMVEAIDGLQFSEGAGKAGRDALAAGAPILCDARMVSEGVTRARLPANNQVICTLRDDSVPELARELGNTRSAAALELWRPHLEGSVVVIGNAPTALFYLLEMLDAGAPKPALILGFPVGFVGAAESKAALAADSRGVPFVIMQGRLGGSAMAAAAVNALATEIE; encoded by the coding sequence ATGCTTGATTACATCCGCGACGGTCAGGAGATCTATCGCAACTCCTTCGCGATCATTCGCAGCGAGGCCAATCTCGCGCGAATCCCGGCCGATCTGGAAAAACTCGCGGTGCGGGTCATCCACGCCTGCGGCATGGTCGAGGCCATCGACGGTCTGCAGTTTTCCGAAGGCGCGGGCAAGGCCGGGCGCGATGCGCTGGCCGCCGGTGCGCCGATCCTCTGTGACGCGCGGATGGTCTCCGAAGGCGTGACCCGCGCACGCCTGCCGGCCAACAACCAGGTGATCTGCACCCTGCGCGACGACAGCGTGCCAGAGTTGGCCCGTGAGTTGGGCAACACCCGTTCCGCCGCCGCGCTGGAACTGTGGCGGCCGCACCTTGAGGGCAGTGTGGTGGTGATCGGCAATGCGCCGACCGCGTTGTTCTATCTGTTGGAAATGCTGGATGCCGGGGCACCGAAACCGGCGCTGATCCTCGGCTTCCCGGTGGGTTTCGTCGGCGCCGCCGAATCGAAAGCCGCACTGGCCGCCGACAGCCGGGGCGTGCCGTTCGTGATCATGCAAGGCCGCCTCGGTGGCAGCGCCATGGCCGCCGCCGCCGTTAACGCCCTCGCCACGGAGATCGAATGA
- a CDS encoding precorrin-2 C(20)-methyltransferase — MMQAKGRLIGLGVGPGDPELITVKALRLLRESPVVAYFVAKGKKGNAFGIIEAHLQDAQNLLPLVYPVTTEALPAPLSYEQVISDFYDEAAETVAAHLDAGRDVAVICEGDPFFYGSYMYLHDRLASRYDAQVVPGVCSMLGGASVLGAPLVYRNQSLSVLSGVLPHEELKRRLADADAAVIMKLGRNFPKVRQVLEELGLAERALYVERATMANQKIVPMDQVEPMSSPYFSLIIVPGERWQG; from the coding sequence ATGATGCAGGCCAAAGGACGTTTGATTGGCCTGGGCGTCGGCCCGGGTGATCCGGAACTGATTACCGTCAAAGCCCTGCGCCTGCTGCGCGAATCGCCGGTGGTGGCGTACTTCGTCGCCAAAGGCAAAAAGGGCAATGCGTTCGGCATCATCGAAGCGCATCTGCAAGACGCGCAGAATCTGCTGCCGCTGGTCTATCCGGTGACCACCGAAGCGCTGCCGGCGCCATTGTCTTACGAACAAGTGATCAGCGATTTCTACGATGAGGCTGCCGAAACCGTCGCGGCACATCTGGATGCCGGGCGCGACGTCGCGGTGATCTGCGAAGGCGATCCATTCTTCTACGGCTCCTACATGTACCTGCACGATCGCCTCGCCAGCCGTTACGACGCGCAAGTGGTGCCGGGCGTTTGTTCGATGCTGGGCGGCGCTTCGGTGCTGGGTGCGCCGTTGGTGTATCGCAATCAGAGCCTGTCGGTGCTTTCCGGCGTATTGCCCCATGAAGAGCTGAAGCGACGTCTGGCCGATGCCGACGCGGCGGTGATCATGAAGCTGGGGCGCAACTTCCCCAAAGTGCGTCAGGTGCTGGAAGAACTCGGTCTGGCCGAACGCGCGCTGTACGTCGAGCGCGCAACCATGGCCAATCAGAAGATTGTGCCAATGGATCAGGTCGAGCCGATGTCGTCGCCGTACTTCTCGCTGATCATCGTGCCGGGCGAACGGTGGCAAGGCTGA